A single window of Sneathiella limimaris DNA harbors:
- a CDS encoding DODA-type extradiol aromatic ring-opening family dioxygenase, producing the protein MPVLGEPSHQEMVACLQEIAGKLEKPKAILVVSAHWEEENPTLLSAPHPDLFYDYYGFPEESYRLTYPAAGNPALAAELKTALEEEGFTVGEDRERGFDHGMFIPLKIMYPDADIPVLQLSQLSSLDPEDHIRLGQAIARLETEGLLVIGSGFSFHNMRAFGAGATSEVATMNQTFEAWLKETCTSPELSEAERRDRLINWDEAPYARFCHPREEHLLPLQVCYGAAGRAATEAISLSILGVQSSMYLW; encoded by the coding sequence TTGCCAGTATTAGGAGAGCCATCCCATCAGGAAATGGTCGCCTGCTTGCAAGAGATAGCGGGAAAACTTGAAAAGCCCAAAGCCATTCTTGTGGTCAGCGCCCATTGGGAAGAGGAAAACCCAACTCTGTTAAGCGCGCCACACCCTGATCTTTTCTATGACTATTACGGCTTTCCAGAGGAGAGCTACAGGCTGACATATCCCGCAGCGGGCAACCCGGCTCTTGCGGCTGAACTCAAGACTGCCCTGGAAGAGGAGGGCTTTACGGTAGGCGAGGATAGAGAACGCGGTTTTGATCATGGGATGTTTATCCCGCTCAAAATCATGTATCCGGATGCGGATATCCCTGTACTGCAACTGTCCCAATTGTCCAGCCTAGACCCCGAAGATCATATCCGGCTGGGACAGGCAATCGCACGTTTGGAAACCGAAGGGCTGCTGGTGATCGGATCGGGCTTTTCCTTTCATAATATGAGGGCTTTTGGGGCAGGGGCTACCAGCGAGGTTGCCACCATGAACCAGACTTTCGAAGCCTGGCTCAAAGAGACCTGTACAAGTCCTGAATTGAGCGAGGCAGAACGGCGGGATCGGCTGATCAATTGGGATGAAGCGCCCTACGCCCGGTTTTGCCATCCACGTGAAGAGCATCTGCTGCCACTTCAGGTTTGCTATGGCGCCGCGGGACGGGCGGCGACAGAGGCAATTTCCCTCTCCATACTCGGGGTCCAGTCCAGCATGTATCTGTGGTAA
- a CDS encoding EAL domain-containing protein: MIEVLSCLANEHNYYFVALAVLVCAIGSTVTMRLYSRTRFSEGAKKFHWIFISGVTGGCTIWTTHFVAMIGFNPPLYHGYEPILTAASLFLSVVVCMFGFALSSWTRKSVLIEIGGAVVGLGIISMHYLGMKAYLIAGTINWDPTLVAWSVILGMGFGALAFNRVARPVTRYCKYFGPVTLSLAIATMHFTAMGAMQIVPDPTIFVPQSSFSDITLAFGVVGLMALVLGSGFSINMLDNKTKAENEEYFHHLSHHDSLTGLPSYDFLLQSQSSKLVLAEENGLKLALLMVELDGLWEIRNVHGQAVSDSVLKTMASRLATITGEGYYLAKGRGDSLLIAMTKVSNKKQVMEFVSRMEEEFKRPYFANDREFTVDFRCGVALHPMSNHTPQDLLVQAELALGRAEQAKTRKIVFYDPSIDENNRSRSILSMDLRYAIERNELDLFYQPQIDVPTGNLIGFEVLIRWHHPERGMVPPDQFIPIAEETGLIVPIGEWVLRTACEAASQWKRPYKIAVNVATAQLASNELPITILDILGRTGLDAKRLELEITETSIIDDHHHTLNIVRQLKQLGISIAMDDFGTGYSSLSMLQTFPFDKIKIDRSFISGVSANEQSSAIARATIVLAHGLKMKALAEGVEDDEDLAFLRQYGCQEAQGYFFGKPVPHAEIEHIVNADFVPEEEASVNVFQLSTASG; the protein is encoded by the coding sequence ATGATTGAAGTTCTTTCTTGCCTGGCGAATGAGCACAACTATTACTTCGTAGCATTAGCAGTTCTTGTGTGCGCGATCGGCTCCACTGTCACCATGCGGCTTTACAGTCGGACCCGCTTCAGCGAAGGCGCCAAAAAATTTCACTGGATTTTTATTTCAGGCGTGACAGGTGGCTGCACCATCTGGACAACCCATTTTGTTGCCATGATCGGTTTCAATCCGCCGCTTTATCACGGGTATGAGCCGATTTTGACGGCAGCCTCCCTGTTTCTTTCCGTTGTTGTTTGTATGTTTGGTTTTGCGCTGTCTTCATGGACGCGCAAAAGCGTTCTCATCGAAATTGGCGGCGCCGTTGTTGGTCTTGGCATTATCTCCATGCATTATCTGGGGATGAAAGCCTACCTTATTGCGGGGACCATCAACTGGGACCCTACGCTAGTTGCCTGGTCCGTTATTTTGGGTATGGGATTTGGCGCTCTTGCTTTCAACCGGGTTGCCCGGCCAGTTACCCGCTATTGTAAGTATTTCGGCCCGGTTACATTAAGTCTGGCAATTGCCACCATGCATTTCACCGCCATGGGTGCCATGCAGATTGTCCCTGATCCAACCATTTTTGTGCCGCAGAGTTCATTCTCTGACATCACACTGGCATTTGGTGTCGTTGGCTTGATGGCATTGGTCCTGGGCTCTGGCTTTTCCATCAATATGCTGGATAACAAGACCAAAGCCGAAAATGAGGAATATTTTCACCATCTGTCCCACCATGACAGCCTGACGGGCCTTCCAAGCTATGATTTCCTTCTGCAGTCGCAAAGCTCCAAACTGGTGCTGGCTGAGGAAAATGGCTTGAAACTGGCCTTGTTGATGGTCGAGTTGGATGGACTTTGGGAAATTCGCAATGTTCATGGTCAAGCCGTAAGCGACTCTGTTTTAAAAACCATGGCGAGCCGCCTTGCAACCATCACTGGCGAGGGATATTACCTGGCCAAGGGCCGGGGAGACAGCCTGTTGATTGCCATGACTAAGGTCAGCAATAAAAAACAGGTGATGGAATTCGTTAGCCGTATGGAAGAAGAGTTCAAGCGTCCATACTTTGCAAATGACCGCGAGTTTACAGTGGATTTCCGCTGTGGGGTTGCTCTTCACCCGATGTCCAACCATACGCCGCAGGATCTTTTGGTTCAGGCTGAGCTGGCGCTTGGTCGGGCGGAGCAGGCGAAAACCCGGAAGATTGTTTTCTATGATCCATCAATTGATGAAAATAATCGCTCTCGCAGCATTCTCTCAATGGATCTGCGGTATGCGATTGAACGGAACGAACTGGATCTTTTCTACCAGCCACAGATTGATGTTCCGACCGGTAACCTTATCGGTTTTGAGGTCCTGATCCGCTGGCATCATCCAGAACGGGGCATGGTACCGCCGGATCAGTTCATCCCGATTGCAGAGGAAACAGGTCTGATTGTGCCAATTGGTGAATGGGTTCTGCGCACAGCGTGTGAAGCCGCCAGCCAGTGGAAACGGCCCTATAAGATTGCTGTGAACGTTGCAACAGCACAGCTGGCCTCAAACGAGTTACCAATTACAATTCTGGACATTCTGGGCCGGACGGGTCTTGATGCCAAACGGCTAGAGCTGGAAATTACGGAAACCAGTATCATTGATGATCATCATCATACGCTGAATATCGTTCGTCAGTTGAAGCAGCTCGGCATTTCCATTGCCATGGATGACTTCGGTACGGGCTATTCTTCTTTGTCCATGTTGCAAACCTTCCCGTTTGACAAGATCAAGATCGATCGATCCTTCATTAGTGGCGTCTCTGCCAATGAGCAATCCTCCGCTATCGCGCGCGCCACCATCGTTCTAGCACACGGCTTGAAAATGAAAGCCCTCGCCGAAGGGGTTGAGGATGATGAAGATCTGGCTTTTCTTCGTCAGTATGGCTGTCAGGAAGCGCAAGGATATTTCTTCGGAAAACCAGTTCCGCACGCTGAAATAGAGCATATTGTGAATGCGGATTTTGTGCCGGAAGAAGAGGCATCGGTAAATGTCTTCCAGTTGAGCACCGCTAGCGGCTAA
- a CDS encoding MBL fold metallo-hydrolase encodes MKILKSLVIGLALILSACSGMKETAEFDPTAPNAHHTPTGFRNLYVDDSQKSGFFDFLFKVRFAEDWPDEDLLKENPPIARTEVDLSKLKDPPADLLQVTWIGHSTLLIQYDGLNVLTDPMFSDRASPVSFAGPLRYTDPAISIEDLPPIDAIVISHNHYDHMDEDTIAAIGNSAHWLVPLGNKALLETNGVTNVTELDWWQKATLRDVTLTLTPTQHWSGRGLFDRFETLWGSWAIQFPKADVNLWFGGDTGYNDVQFKQIGNRLGPFNLSFIPVGAYEPRWFMKKSHVNPAEAVQIHQDIRSQSSIGIHWGTFVLTTEKVTEPPVALKQAVKEAGLPEDAFITLPIGGMKQLDPIENPRNPLTTANK; translated from the coding sequence ATGAAGATTCTGAAATCTCTGGTGATAGGGCTTGCCCTGATCCTCAGTGCCTGTTCTGGCATGAAGGAAACAGCTGAATTTGATCCAACGGCTCCGAATGCCCATCACACGCCGACGGGATTTCGGAACCTCTATGTAGATGACAGTCAAAAATCCGGTTTTTTTGATTTTTTATTTAAAGTTCGCTTTGCTGAAGATTGGCCCGATGAGGATCTCCTCAAAGAAAATCCACCCATCGCCCGGACCGAAGTTGACTTAAGCAAACTCAAAGATCCGCCGGCCGATCTCTTGCAGGTCACCTGGATTGGCCATTCTACTCTGCTTATTCAGTATGACGGCCTAAATGTCTTGACCGACCCCATGTTCTCGGACCGGGCATCACCTGTCTCCTTTGCCGGTCCGTTGCGCTATACGGATCCCGCCATCTCCATTGAGGACCTGCCGCCCATTGATGCGATTGTCATCAGCCACAACCATTATGACCATATGGATGAAGACACCATCGCTGCCATTGGCAATTCTGCGCATTGGCTGGTCCCGCTTGGTAATAAGGCTTTACTGGAAACCAATGGGGTCACCAATGTCACCGAACTGGACTGGTGGCAAAAAGCAACTCTTCGGGATGTGACCCTCACCCTTACTCCAACTCAACACTGGTCAGGCCGGGGCCTTTTCGACCGATTTGAAACTTTGTGGGGCTCCTGGGCCATCCAGTTTCCAAAGGCCGATGTCAATTTGTGGTTTGGCGGGGATACCGGGTATAACGATGTCCAGTTCAAGCAGATCGGGAACAGACTGGGCCCCTTTAACCTCTCCTTCATTCCAGTTGGCGCCTATGAGCCCCGTTGGTTCATGAAAAAATCCCATGTGAACCCGGCCGAAGCTGTCCAGATCCATCAGGATATTCGCTCCCAATCCTCTATCGGTATTCACTGGGGGACGTTTGTTCTGACAACTGAAAAAGTCACTGAGCCGCCTGTCGCCTTGAAGCAAGCTGTTAAGGAAGCCGGATTGCCAGAAGATGCATTTATTACCCTACCAATCGGGGGAATGAAGCAGCTCGACCCCATAGAAAACCCCAGAAATCCGCTTACAACGGCAAATAAATAG
- a CDS encoding GntR family transcriptional regulator — protein MLKNLKKSDADTDLHAGSKSHDRQIAIYETIKERIALLDYAPGARLSESKLAAEFGVSRTPLRSALMRLEVEGLLESKHGVGTFVTSLDMTELEALYQYRKELSSLIAVLDPILPSPDLLKRMQDLSERCRQVADAPEPARLFARINIDFFKCLMELVGNPALKETMERLFYQTNRMWPALSCLEEVIEEATIFEKEIADTLAALEVEDMDTVASLNRTHVSLAFKRLEIYQEQSHRKDEAS, from the coding sequence GTGCTGAAAAATTTAAAAAAATCGGATGCGGACACAGATTTGCATGCTGGCAGTAAGTCCCATGACCGTCAAATTGCGATTTATGAGACGATTAAAGAACGAATTGCGCTTTTGGATTATGCGCCAGGCGCCCGCCTGTCAGAATCAAAACTGGCGGCCGAGTTTGGGGTTAGTCGGACACCGCTGAGATCGGCCCTCATGCGTCTTGAGGTGGAAGGATTGCTGGAGAGCAAGCATGGAGTGGGGACATTTGTGACTTCACTGGATATGACTGAACTCGAAGCGTTATATCAGTACAGAAAAGAGCTTAGCAGTCTTATTGCAGTTCTGGATCCGATCTTACCCTCTCCGGATTTGCTAAAACGAATGCAGGATCTCAGTGAGCGCTGCCGTCAGGTCGCGGACGCACCAGAGCCTGCAAGGCTGTTTGCCCGGATTAATATTGATTTCTTTAAATGCCTGATGGAACTGGTGGGTAATCCGGCCTTAAAGGAAACGATGGAGCGACTTTTTTATCAGACAAACCGGATGTGGCCTGCCTTGTCCTGCCTGGAAGAAGTTATCGAAGAGGCGACTATTTTTGAGAAGGAAATCGCTGACACCCTGGCAGCCCTGGAGGTCGAGGATATGGACACGGTTGCCAGTCTCAATCGAACACATGTCTCCCTGGCATTTAAACGGCTGGAGATTTATCAGGAGCAAAGTCACCGCAAAGATGAAGCATCCTAA
- a CDS encoding M24 family metallopeptidase, translating to MNARIRFSSEEYTARKTKTLHAMQKQGIDVLIVTDPSNMAWLTGYDGWSFYVHQCVILTEDGEVYWYGRGIDAPGARMTTTLPPENIIAYPDFYVQNPDAHPMDYLSGILIEKSFASAKIGVESDNYYFSARAMQSLQENLPNAEFIGATSLVNWQRAVKSPMELEYMNRAARVIEKTYERILEVAEPGMRKNDLVAEIYHASIKGTDEFYGDYTAIVPLIGSGPEAAASHMTWDDGRLERDTGAFMEIAGAYHRYHCPVSRTIYFGEPTEQYRRVEGTIQECIEKTLDYFKPGNTCGEVANVFYENLKKHGYEKDNRCGYPIGLSYPPDWGERTMSLRGEDRTVLEEGMTFHFMPGLWFEDWGFEMTESLQVTANGGACLASVPRELFVKH from the coding sequence ATGAACGCACGCATTCGCTTTTCTAGTGAAGAATACACTGCCCGTAAAACCAAAACCCTGCACGCCATGCAGAAACAGGGGATTGACGTTCTGATCGTCACTGACCCATCCAATATGGCCTGGCTAACCGGGTATGACGGTTGGTCCTTTTATGTTCACCAATGCGTTATCCTGACCGAGGATGGCGAGGTCTATTGGTACGGACGGGGTATTGATGCCCCTGGGGCGCGCATGACCACCACCCTGCCGCCTGAAAACATCATCGCCTATCCAGACTTTTATGTTCAGAACCCGGATGCCCATCCGATGGATTACCTGTCCGGCATTCTGATTGAGAAAAGCTTCGCAAGCGCCAAGATCGGTGTCGAATCTGACAATTACTATTTTAGTGCACGGGCCATGCAATCCTTGCAGGAAAATTTGCCAAACGCTGAATTCATTGGGGCCACCAGCCTGGTGAACTGGCAACGGGCTGTCAAATCCCCGATGGAACTGGAATATATGAACCGCGCAGCGCGGGTGATCGAGAAAACCTATGAGCGGATCTTGGAAGTTGCCGAGCCGGGCATGCGGAAAAACGATCTGGTTGCGGAAATCTACCATGCCTCCATCAAGGGAACAGATGAGTTCTACGGTGATTATACTGCGATTGTCCCGCTGATCGGCAGTGGACCTGAGGCAGCCGCCAGCCATATGACATGGGACGATGGCCGATTAGAGCGTGACACCGGTGCGTTCATGGAAATTGCCGGGGCCTATCACCGCTATCACTGCCCTGTATCCCGCACGATTTATTTCGGGGAACCAACCGAACAATATCGCCGGGTTGAAGGGACCATTCAGGAATGCATCGAAAAAACCCTGGATTATTTCAAGCCAGGAAATACCTGCGGTGAGGTTGCCAACGTCTTTTACGAAAACCTGAAAAAGCACGGCTATGAGAAAGACAATCGCTGCGGCTATCCAATTGGCCTCAGCTACCCGCCGGATTGGGGTGAGCGGACCATGAGCCTTCGAGGTGAAGACAGAACAGTTCTTGAAGAAGGGATGACGTTCCATTTCATGCCGGGCCTCTGGTTTGAGGATTGGGGCTTTGAAATGACGGAAAGCCTGCAGGTGACGGCCAATGGCGGCGCCTGCCTTGCCAGTGTTCCACGCGAATTGTTCGTTAAACACTAA
- the eutB gene encoding hydroxyectoine utilization dehydratase EutB, whose amino-acid sequence MLSLQSVLKARQSVGEVAIRTSLMPSTSLSTETRAVRLKLETLQPTGSFKIRGATNAIANLTAEGAKRGVVCASTGNHGRALTYAAKARGVRTTVCMSELVPENKVAAIRDLGAEVRIVGQSQDDAQLEVNRLVAEEGMIEIPPFDHQDVITGQGTIGLEIVEDWPEVDTVLVPLSGGGLIAGIALAIKSVCFDIKVIGVSMQRGAAMKESLQRGYPVEVTEEPSLADSLGGGIGLKNQFTFDIAQELIDDVILLDEGQIADGMRHLYRKEGIVAEGAAAVGVSVLLGELSEQLGENVAVVVSGRNVDMPLFEEVMKGALPFGK is encoded by the coding sequence ATGTTATCGCTTCAATCTGTGCTGAAAGCGAGGCAATCGGTAGGCGAAGTTGCCATCCGAACAAGTCTGATGCCTTCGACCAGTCTGTCGACGGAAACCCGTGCAGTTCGCCTGAAACTGGAAACGCTTCAACCCACCGGCTCCTTCAAAATTCGCGGGGCAACAAACGCTATCGCCAATTTAACTGCTGAGGGGGCGAAAAGGGGGGTCGTCTGTGCGTCGACGGGTAATCATGGACGGGCGCTGACCTATGCGGCAAAGGCCCGTGGAGTTCGAACAACCGTCTGTATGTCAGAGCTGGTCCCGGAAAACAAGGTCGCTGCCATTCGGGATTTGGGAGCAGAGGTTCGGATCGTCGGTCAAAGCCAGGATGATGCTCAACTGGAGGTAAACCGGCTGGTTGCAGAAGAAGGGATGATTGAAATTCCGCCTTTTGATCATCAGGATGTCATTACCGGCCAGGGGACAATTGGTCTGGAAATTGTTGAAGATTGGCCGGAGGTGGATACGGTGCTGGTGCCCTTGTCCGGCGGCGGGCTGATTGCCGGAATTGCCCTTGCCATTAAATCGGTTTGTTTTGACATCAAGGTGATCGGTGTTTCGATGCAGCGAGGGGCGGCAATGAAGGAAAGCCTGCAGCGAGGTTATCCGGTTGAAGTGACGGAGGAGCCTTCGCTCGCGGATTCCCTGGGCGGTGGTATTGGGCTTAAAAACCAGTTCACCTTCGATATTGCCCAAGAGCTGATCGACGATGTCATCCTGCTGGATGAAGGGCAAATTGCAGACGGAATGCGCCATCTTTATCGCAAGGAAGGGATCGTGGCGGAGGGCGCCGCAGCGGTAGGTGTTTCAGTTCTTCTGGGGGAGCTGAGTGAGCAGCTCGGTGAGAATGTGGCGGTGGTTGTCTCCGGCCGGAATGTAGATATGCCCCTTTTCGAGGAAGTGATGAAGGGCGCGCTGCCTTTTGGGAAGTGA
- the doeB gene encoding N(2)-acetyl-L-2,4-diaminobutanoate deacetylase DoeB, with translation MTNTALEKRSKISTQIDLDKDGVQHGHLIIPHSRNDSPWGSLLMPLSVFKNGEGPTVLLTGGNHGDEYEGPIALIKLIQSLEIDKVKGRVIILPALNYPAVKAGTRLSPLDGGNMNRSFPGDADGTITQMIADFVQRFILTRVDAVVDIHAGGKIMSFLPTAVIHNLPDPDHMERTLAAARAFGAPNCLVLEELDAAGMLDTAVEEMGKIFISTELGGGGSNRPETVRIAETGIHDVLVHLGILDEAPKGPGKTRFLGTPAEAFVIADKTGLFEFTAELGERVEKGHIVARIYDLDNPTAAPAEYRAPCDGIVIHRHLMGQINRGDCLAVMGQETDNFS, from the coding sequence ATGACGAATACAGCGCTTGAAAAAAGAAGTAAGATCAGCACCCAGATTGATCTTGATAAGGATGGGGTTCAGCATGGTCATCTGATCATTCCCCATTCCCGAAACGACAGCCCCTGGGGCTCTCTGCTTATGCCTCTTTCGGTCTTCAAAAACGGTGAGGGCCCGACCGTCCTGCTCACGGGTGGCAACCATGGCGATGAATATGAAGGTCCGATTGCGCTGATCAAATTGATCCAGTCACTTGAGATTGACAAAGTGAAGGGGCGCGTCATCATCCTGCCGGCCTTGAACTATCCGGCTGTGAAGGCAGGCACCCGCCTCTCCCCTTTGGATGGAGGGAACATGAACCGGTCATTCCCTGGGGATGCAGACGGCACCATCACCCAGATGATTGCCGATTTTGTTCAGCGGTTTATCCTCACCCGTGTTGATGCGGTCGTTGATATTCATGCCGGCGGCAAAATCATGAGCTTTCTGCCAACCGCTGTTATTCATAACCTGCCAGACCCTGATCATATGGAGCGTACTTTGGCCGCTGCGAGAGCATTTGGGGCGCCCAACTGCCTCGTGCTGGAAGAACTGGATGCAGCGGGTATGCTGGATACAGCGGTTGAAGAAATGGGTAAGATATTTATATCCACGGAATTAGGGGGCGGCGGCAGCAACCGTCCCGAAACTGTCCGCATCGCAGAAACCGGTATCCATGATGTTCTGGTGCATCTGGGCATTCTGGATGAGGCACCTAAAGGTCCCGGCAAAACACGGTTCCTGGGAACCCCAGCAGAAGCCTTTGTAATTGCGGATAAAACCGGTCTGTTTGAGTTCACCGCTGAGCTCGGTGAGAGAGTTGAAAAAGGCCATATTGTGGCTCGTATTTATGATCTGGATAACCCGACGGCAGCGCCAGCTGAGTACCGTGCGCCGTGTGATGGCATTGTCATTCACCGGCACCTTATGGGACAGATTAACCGGGGCGACTGCCTGGCTGTGATGGGACAGGAAACTGACAACTTCAGCTAA
- a CDS encoding cyclodeaminase, producing MSNPVKILTEKDLREFVELDQTALDTVEQAFGLLADGKVVMPPVLSMDLPAQNGEVDIKTAYIEGFEGFAIKVSPGFFNNPSLGLASLNGLMMVLDAKTGLARAVLLDNGYLTNVRTAAAGGVAARHLAPKTVKVATVMGTGVQAELQLKAAYLARPFEKAYVWGRNEEKTKELANRLSADIKIPVMAAAEPEDAISQSQLVITTTPAETPIFKSNWLHPGLHITAMGSDQAGKNEIEASALGKADLYVADRVSQCELMGELRSALKAGVISKDGIPELGQIIQKSHPGRTDDSQITICDLTGTGAQDTAIASYALTAAARLGKGQSIDATGG from the coding sequence ATGTCAAATCCTGTCAAAATCCTAACCGAGAAAGACTTGAGAGAGTTTGTCGAGCTCGATCAGACTGCCCTTGATACGGTGGAACAGGCTTTTGGACTGCTCGCTGATGGCAAGGTTGTCATGCCACCGGTTCTCTCCATGGATCTGCCGGCTCAAAATGGGGAAGTCGATATAAAGACCGCCTATATTGAAGGGTTTGAAGGTTTTGCCATCAAGGTCAGTCCCGGTTTTTTCAACAATCCAAGCCTCGGACTTGCCAGCCTTAACGGCTTGATGATGGTTCTGGATGCCAAAACCGGACTTGCAAGGGCGGTTTTATTGGATAATGGGTATCTGACAAATGTTCGAACAGCCGCCGCAGGCGGAGTTGCCGCCCGTCACCTCGCCCCAAAGACTGTGAAGGTCGCAACGGTTATGGGCACAGGTGTTCAGGCGGAGCTGCAACTGAAAGCCGCTTACCTCGCCCGCCCTTTTGAAAAGGCATATGTCTGGGGTCGGAATGAAGAAAAGACCAAGGAACTGGCCAACCGGTTATCCGCTGACATAAAGATCCCGGTCATGGCTGCGGCAGAGCCTGAGGATGCCATATCTCAAAGCCAACTGGTGATTACCACCACGCCAGCAGAGACGCCAATTTTCAAATCAAACTGGCTTCATCCGGGGCTGCATATCACCGCAATGGGATCCGATCAGGCCGGCAAGAATGAAATTGAGGCGAGCGCCCTTGGCAAGGCTGATCTATATGTGGCGGACCGGGTCAGTCAGTGCGAGTTGATGGGAGAACTTCGATCTGCGCTTAAAGCTGGGGTAATCTCAAAAGACGGTATTCCGGAACTCGGCCAGATCATTCAGAAATCACATCCGGGCCGAACAGATGACAGCCAGATCACCATTTGCGATCTAACCGGCACGGGCGCGCAGGATACGGCGATTGCCAGTTATGCCTTGACGGCAGCCGCCCGGCTTGGCAAAGGTCAAAGCATTGATGCAACAGGGGGATAG
- a CDS encoding winged helix-turn-helix transcriptional regulator, producing the protein MLKLDDRDLKILSILQREGRITKAALAEKIALSPTPCWERLKRLEKEGIIEGYGAFVKMNAFGPLSVIFMQAELDSHKAEDFEIFEEAVQQIPEIVECWAVGGGVDYFLKIATKDVDTYQRLVDRMLNDKIGLRRYYTYVVTKPVKISPFPPIPSELP; encoded by the coding sequence GTGCTTAAGCTTGATGATCGGGATTTGAAAATCCTGTCTATCCTGCAGCGGGAGGGGCGGATCACGAAGGCCGCCCTTGCCGAAAAGATTGCCCTCTCTCCCACCCCCTGTTGGGAGCGCCTCAAACGGCTCGAAAAAGAAGGTATAATTGAAGGCTATGGCGCATTCGTCAAAATGAATGCCTTTGGCCCCTTATCAGTCATTTTCATGCAGGCTGAGCTGGATAGCCATAAGGCCGAAGATTTTGAAATCTTTGAAGAAGCCGTTCAGCAGATCCCGGAAATTGTTGAATGCTGGGCGGTTGGCGGCGGCGTTGATTATTTCCTCAAAATCGCCACCAAGGATGTGGATACCTATCAGAGACTGGTAGATCGGATGCTCAATGACAAAATCGGGCTTCGGCGCTACTACACCTATGTGGTAACCAAACCAGTCAAAATCTCTCCCTTCCCCCCCATTCCGAGCGAGCTTCCCTAA